Part of the Parafrankia discariae genome is shown below.
CTACTCCCCGCTCTGCTTCATCAGGTAGACGGCGGCCTGCGTGCGGCTCGCCAGGCCGAGCTTCTCCAGAATGCTCGACACGTAGTTCTTCACCGTCTTCTCCGACAACCCCAGCCGCGTGCCGATCTGCCGGTTCGTCAACCCGTCCGCGATCAACTGCAGGATCTCACGCTCCCGCTGGTTCAGCGTCGCCATCGCCGGGTCCTCGTTCGGCCCGTCCCGCAACCGCTCCAACACCCGCCGCGTCACCGACGGCGCCAGCAACGACTGCCCCGACGCCACCGTCCGGATCGCCCCCACCAGATCGTTGCCCCGGATCTCCTTCAACACGTACCCCGCCGCCCCCGCCATGATCGCCGAGAACAACGCCTCGTCATCGTCATAGGACGTCAGAATCAGGCACGCCACGTCCGGCAACGCCGAACGCACCTCCCGACACACGTCGATGCCGCTGCCATCAGGCAGCCGCCCGTCCAGCACCGCCACATGCGGATGCAACGCGGGAATCCGCCGCAACGCCTCCGCGGCCAGCCCGGCCTCACCGACGACCTCGATATCGTCATGCCGGGCGAGCGTCTGACGCAGACCATTACGCACGATCTCGTGGTCATCGAGAACGAACACCCGGATCTTCTCCATGAGCGCGACGATACGGCCTCGAAGTCGCCTC
Proteins encoded:
- a CDS encoding response regulator, which encodes MEKIRVFVLDDHEIVRNGLRQTLARHDDIEVVGEAGLAAEALRRIPALHPHVAVLDGRLPDGSGIDVCREVRSALPDVACLILTSYDDDEALFSAIMAGAAGYVLKEIRGNDLVGAIRTVASGQSLLAPSVTRRVLERLRDGPNEDPAMATLNQREREILQLIADGLTNRQIGTRLGLSEKTVKNYVSSILEKLGLASRTQAAVYLMKQSGE